CTACCCGCAACGCGGACACCGGGGCCGCGGATGCGGCCTCGGTCGCCGGCGAACGTGGCGGGGTCTCGGCGCGCCCGCCCGCGTGGGTGGCGGCATGTGTCGCGTCGACGGCAACGCTCAGGCCAGTCGAGGCGGGATCGTTAGTGAGTGCGTGTGCGGCGCTGCCCAGTGAAGCAAGGGCGAGCGCGATGGCCGTTTGCAACGGCTTCTGCGTGATGGAACGTGACATGAGTGTCTCTCTCGCGACCGCGCGACGGTCGCCTGATGATCGTGAGATGACGAACGCGACGCGTGCCATGCGGGCGTGGTGTCTTTCGGAACCTCGTGACGGACGGACGACGTCACATGGCGTCATACAGCGTCACGCGAAATCCGCATGATGTTCGTACGACACTGATAGGCGAGGCACGAAAGACGGTGCGAGCCAACGAAGCATGGTGCGTTCGACAGGAACCGCTGCATCGGCGAGCCAAGGCGGGCCGTGCTGGCGGTCAGGGGATCAGACGGCGAGAGAGGGCGGCGCGCGGGCTAAGGCGTCGGAGAAGCGGGCGCGCGGGAAATGCGACACCAACGCCGGGGGGCGGCATCGATGCGAGCCCGCGCGACGGGCGGGGGGGTATGGAAATCGGTAGTGACGAGCGGCTGGTGAGCCCACAGGGCACAGTAGCCGCACTTCTCCCAATGGCCGGCAGCGGCAAGGGAAGGGTCCCCGCCACCATGGCTGCTGTGATGCGCTGCGGGTTGCCCCTGGACTTGCGGGGCCTGCGCATCGTCGTGCCCGTCATGGCCGTCATGTGCCGGCTCGCGCCGGGCGTCGGCGCTCGGTGCGGTGTTTGTCCCCGCTGCGGCCTGAGTGCCCTGTACCGTGCAATAGACCGCGAACGGGTCTTCCTGCATGGCGGCTCGCCACTGCGCAATCGCAGGCATGAGCGCTGCCAGCAGGATCGCCATCAAGGCGATTCCGATTGCGACGCGATGCTGACGGAGCTTGCGCATGCCTTGACCGGTAAGAAGGAAGCGAGGCGCTCATGTCACGACGTCATGACGTCATCACGGAATCGCAAAATCGAGAAATCGAGAAATCGAGAAATCGAGAAATCGGATGCGAGCGAACCTCGGGGAACCAGGCATTGTAGGTGCTGTCGTCGCATTGCGTAAATGCTTTGCGTTCTCATGTAGGGAGGGCGCGACAATTTGACGCATCGATCCGTGTGAACAAAAAGGGAGCGCCACGGCCCCCCAGCGCGTGGCGCCCCGCACCGGATATCAGAACTTCATCCCAACACCGACGCCGACGATCAGCGGATCGATGTGCAGCGTGCCGAGATCGGTTCCGGCCAGCGAGGTATCCGTCTTCATCCAGATTTTCTTGATGTCGACGTTGAAGAACAGGTATTTGGTCATCTGAATGTCCACACCGGCTTGCAATGCCGGGCCGACGCTGTGGTTCCTGATTT
This is a stretch of genomic DNA from Pandoraea faecigallinarum. It encodes these proteins:
- a CDS encoding DUF2946 family protein; the protein is MRKLRQHRVAIGIALMAILLAALMPAIAQWRAAMQEDPFAVYCTVQGTQAAAGTNTAPSADARREPAHDGHDGHDDAQAPQVQGQPAAHHSSHGGGDPSLAAAGHWEKCGYCALWAHQPLVTTDFHTPPPVARARIDAAPRRWCRISRAPASPTP